Part of the Brevibacillus brevis genome is shown below.
AGCAATTTTGGGAATGGCTGTGCTGAGAATGCTATCAGGCAGTGTGGAAATACTGGCTGCCCTGTTGATTTTGAAAGTAAACGAAGTGGAAAAGGCCCTCTTGATCAATTCCGGTCTGGCAATTGTAGGGCCCATCATCTTGATCTCCACCACGACTATCGGCCTGCTAGGCATCTCGGACCGTGTCAGCTTTGCCAAAATCGCCTGGATTTTGGTCGGGATCACCTGCATTTTGATCGGCGTCCGCAAATGATTCTCTGGAGATTCCTTCCACTGTTACCATCGCCCGCTTTTGGGAAGGTTATAGAAAGGAATCGGACATTAAAGGAGGGGATTGATTTGCTGGAGACGCTGACAGGGCGAATTTCCTACTTGCGCGGCCTGGCTGATGGGCTGGATGTAGGGGAGAAGAGCCCTGAGGGAAAATTGCTGGCAGAGATTGTTGGGGTGCTCGATGAAATACAGGCCCAGTTTCGTGAGCTGCATGCCCGCATCGAAGAGACCGAGGATTACGTCGAGGCGATCGACGAGGATCTGGAGGATGTGGAACTGTTTCTGTTCGAAAGCGAAGATGAGCTGTACGAGACCGTCGAGGATTGCGCTGACGACGAAGCGGACGAGTACGTCACTTACTACGATCTGGATGACGACGAGGATGCCCGCGTCTACGAATCCTTGGATGACGACCATCTGGAGTCAAGCTATGAATTCGCGTGCCCGTCGTGTCACGAAATGCTGTTTTTGCAGGAAGGCACGGATGCGGACGGCTACTATCATTTCGTCGTGGAGCCGTATCATCCCCCGGGTCAGGAAGATATCCAACCCATCAACCCAACCTGATCATTCAATCGCGTACAAGCCCGCTCCCAGGACAGAGAACTGGGGAGCGGGCTTTTTCTTGGCCGAAGAGTGGTGAGACGAGTACACAGGCTGCCGCTGATCGGATGTCGTCTCTTGGTTTTCTTAGCATAAATCTCGTCCAGCGCTGCATAGGATGGAGGTAAGTCAATGTGGACAAAGGCTGGATGAAGATCCGGCCCTAGAAGAGGAGGGTACCAGCTGTGAGAGAGATCATGGCGATCTTGCCGGCTTCCGTACGAAGCATTCTGACCGCCCTTCCCTCCGCGGTCCGAGAGCATTTGGAGGAAATACGGCTACGGCAAAATCAGCCGCTGGAGATACGTTACGGCCAAAAATCCAGTTACGTGACGCCGAGCGGCCAGCTTACTTCCATCGCCAGGCAAGGCTGGCTGTTTACCGAGGAGCATGCAGTGAAGCTCCTAAGTCTGGTCAGCCAGCACTCCCTGTATACGCTGGAGGAAGAGCTCAAGCGAGGGTATATCACGGTAGTCGGCGGGCACCGGATTGGCATCGCAGGCAAGGTTGTTTTGGACCGGGGAGAAGTGCGGGGGATCCGGGATGTGACCAGCTTCAATATCCGTATCGCCCGCGAGAAAAAAGGGGCCGCACTCAAAGTGATGCCATTTCTATTCGAAGGCGAAAAGCTGCACAACACGCTGATCATATCGCCGCCGCAATGCGGAAAAACGACCCTTCTCCGGGACATGGCGCGAACGATCAGCTACGGGAGCGAATGGTCCTCCAGCCGCAAGGTAGGGATTGTGGACGAGCGTTCGGAGCTGGCCGGATGCCTCCAGGGCGTTCCGCAGCGCGACGTCGGTCCGCGTACAGACGTGCTGGATGCTTGTCCCAAGGCCGCCGGAATGATGATGCTCATTCGCTCCATGTCTCCTGATGTGCTGATCGTGGACGAGGTAGGGCGTCAGGAAGACGGAGATGCGGTCTGGGAGGCTATCCATGCCGGAGTTGCCGTCATTTGTTCGGCGCACGGGGCTGATGTGAGGGAAGTGGCGCAGCGCCCGATGCTCGGCAAGCTGATCCAGCATGGCGCGTTTTCGCGGTACATCGTGCTCAGCCGGGCAAATGGCGTAGGGACGATCGAGGCGGTATACGACCAACAGATGAACCCGATGGAAAAGGAGAGGGTCGCATGGTCAAGCTGATTGGCGCGGTGCTCATCCTCTTTTCCGCCTCCATGGTGGGCTGGCAGATCGGCCGGTATTACGCATATCGCCCCATTCAACTGAGGGCCTTGCTCGTCGCTCTGCAAATGCTGGAGACGGAAATCGTGTACGGACTCACTCCGTTGCATCGGGCTTTCGTCAAAGTCGGCCACAGAGTGACGGAAGACGTCGGGAAAGTGTTCATCCTGGCTGCGGAATTGCTGGTGACGGAAAAGGCTCAATCGGCGGAAGATTCTCTTCGGCAGGCCATGAGCCGCCACTGGCCGCAAACGGCGCTTCGCAAACAGGAGGGCGATGTGCTGACGAGCCTGGGGCAAGTCCTCGGTTCCTCCGACCGGGAAGACCAGCAAAAGCATTTGCGCTTGGCCGTCACACACCTGCGGGGATTGGAAGAAGAAGCGCGCGCGGAGCAGGCGAAATACGAAAAAATGTACAAGAGTCTGGGCTTTCTGGGAGGACTCCTGGTCGTCATCCTGATGTTCTAAAGGCGAGGTGTTCACAATGGATTTTGATTTGACACCTGTTTTCCAGATCGGGGCGGTAGGATTTATCACAGCCATCCTGCATGCGATCCTCAAGCAGGCCGGCAAGGAAGACATCGCACACTGGGCTACGCTGGTCGGGTTCATTATCGTGCTGTACATGGTGTCCCACTACATCGGCGACCTGTTTTCCGAGGTGAAACGAGTCTTCCTGTTCAATTGAGGGGGGAAGGCCAAATGGAAATCGTACAAATCGTCGGACTCGGGCTGGTGGCGACGATCCTCGCGCTGGTCATCAAAGAACAAAAGCCGATGTTTGCCTTTTTGCTGGCAATCGCAAGCGGGGTCATCATCTTTTACTTTCTGGTCGGCAAAATTGCCGAAGTGATCCGCATTCTTGAACGGCTGGCTGTCCAGGCTGACCTGAACCTCGTGTTTCTGGAGACAATACTCAAAATTATCGGAATTGCGTACATTGCCGAATTCGGCGCCCAAATGACCAGAGATGCAGGACAAGGTGCCATCGCTTCCAAAATCGAGCTGGCGGGCAAAGTCCTCATTCTGGTCATGGCGGTGCCGATCATCCAGATCATCATCGAAACAGTGATCAACTTGTTGCCTGCATGAGGGGAGGCAGGGTGTCCGTGGGACGTACAGGCAAATTCTGGGTTCTGTTTCTCTTGCTTCTGCTCCTGCCGATGGGAGCCGTATCCGCCGCCGGGCCACCCGCTTCCGGACCGATCAATCAAATGGTCCAGCAGCAGGTCGATCATCTGCAGCTGGACCGTGTCGAGCAGTACTGGCAGCAGCTGCAGCGGGAGTACAAAGGCTATCTGCCGGATCTCAAGTCGCCGGGTTTTGTGCAGCTTCTGATGCAGCAGGACGACTTCAGCGTTGCCAGTGTACTCAAAGGGATGGGCAAGTTCGTCTTCCACGAAATTTTGATGAACGGCAAGCTGCTCAGCTCCATCATCATCATCACCGTGTTCGCCATGATTTTGGAAACGATGCAGAACGCCTTCGAGCGCAACGCCGTGTCGACCGTCGCCTACTCGATCGCCTACCTGGTGCTGATGGTTCTCGCGATCAACAGCTTTCACGTCGCCATCACCTACGCCAAGGACGCGATCGCGGACATGTCCGATTTCATGCTGGCGATGATTCCGCTCGTCATCGCGCTCCTGGCTTCCATGGGCAATCTGGCGACGGCGACTATGTTTCATCCGCTGATCATCTTCATGATCAATATCAGCGGGATGATGATTTCCTACGTCGTGTTCCCGCTGCTCTTCCTGTCGGCGATGCTGTCGATCGTCAGCCTGTTTTCTGAAAGGTACAAGGTTACGCAGCTGGCGACGCTTTTGCGAAACATCGCGATGGGGGTTCTTGGTTCGTTCCTGACGATTTTTCTGGCCGTGATCTCCATTCAGGGAGCGACATCGGCAGTGACAGACGGGGTGACCCTGCGGACCGCCAAGTACATCACGGGCAACTTCATACCGATCGTCGGTCGCGTATTCTCCGATGCCGCCGATACGGTCCTGAATGCGTCGCTTCTTGTCAAAAATGCTGTGGGACTGGCTGGGGTGCTGATTCTGATCATCCTGTGCGCCTTCCCGGCCTTGAAGATACTGGTGCTGGCACTGATCTACAACCTGTCATCCGCCGTACTCCAGCCACTGGGCAACAGCCCGATCATCAGCGCACTGGGTACCATCGGCAAAAGCCTCCTGTTCGTGTTCGCCGCGCTGGCAACTGTGGGGCTGATGTTCTTTCTGGCGATTACGATCATCATCGCGGCGGGCAACATCTCCATGATGGTTCGGTAGGTGAACGATATGACCTGGCTTACGCTATGGCTGAAAAAAATCATCCTGCTCGTGCTGCTGGCCGCCTTTCTCGACCTGATCCTGCCGAACACGACCCTGCAGCGCTACGTCAAAATGGTGATGGGGCTCATCCTTTTGCTCACGATCATCTCGCCGGTATTCTCCCTGTTTAGCCTCTCTCAGGATGATCTGGCGCTGCGGCTTGATCGTTATCAGCAGGAGCTTGACAAGCAGCCCGACGCGGACTGGAAGCGCGTCACCGACAAGCTGCTGGGCGAGCAGAATGAACAGGTGACCGACTACGTCCGCACACAGGTGGAAGCGGCGGT
Proteins encoded:
- a CDS encoding YqhV family protein, translating into MWEKAILGMAVLRMLSGSVEILAALLILKVNEVEKALLINSGLAIVGPIILISTTTIGLLGISDRVSFAKIAWILVGITCILIGVRK
- a CDS encoding CD1247 N-terminal domain-containing protein translates to MLETLTGRISYLRGLADGLDVGEKSPEGKLLAEIVGVLDEIQAQFRELHARIEETEDYVEAIDEDLEDVELFLFESEDELYETVEDCADDEADEYVTYYDLDDDEDARVYESLDDDHLESSYEFACPSCHEMLFLQEGTDADGYYHFVVEPYHPPGQEDIQPINPT
- the spoIIIAA gene encoding stage III sporulation protein AA → MREIMAILPASVRSILTALPSAVREHLEEIRLRQNQPLEIRYGQKSSYVTPSGQLTSIARQGWLFTEEHAVKLLSLVSQHSLYTLEEELKRGYITVVGGHRIGIAGKVVLDRGEVRGIRDVTSFNIRIAREKKGAALKVMPFLFEGEKLHNTLIISPPQCGKTTLLRDMARTISYGSEWSSSRKVGIVDERSELAGCLQGVPQRDVGPRTDVLDACPKAAGMMMLIRSMSPDVLIVDEVGRQEDGDAVWEAIHAGVAVICSAHGADVREVAQRPMLGKLIQHGAFSRYIVLSRANGVGTIEAVYDQQMNPMEKERVAWSS
- the spoIIIAB gene encoding stage III sporulation protein SpoIIIAB produces the protein MVKLIGAVLILFSASMVGWQIGRYYAYRPIQLRALLVALQMLETEIVYGLTPLHRAFVKVGHRVTEDVGKVFILAAELLVTEKAQSAEDSLRQAMSRHWPQTALRKQEGDVLTSLGQVLGSSDREDQQKHLRLAVTHLRGLEEEARAEQAKYEKMYKSLGFLGGLLVVILMF
- the spoIIIAC gene encoding stage III sporulation protein AC, which codes for MDFDLTPVFQIGAVGFITAILHAILKQAGKEDIAHWATLVGFIIVLYMVSHYIGDLFSEVKRVFLFN
- the spoIIIAD gene encoding stage III sporulation protein AD codes for the protein MEIVQIVGLGLVATILALVIKEQKPMFAFLLAIASGVIIFYFLVGKIAEVIRILERLAVQADLNLVFLETILKIIGIAYIAEFGAQMTRDAGQGAIASKIELAGKVLILVMAVPIIQIIIETVINLLPA
- the spoIIIAE gene encoding stage III sporulation protein AE; amino-acid sequence: MRGGRVSVGRTGKFWVLFLLLLLLPMGAVSAAGPPASGPINQMVQQQVDHLQLDRVEQYWQQLQREYKGYLPDLKSPGFVQLLMQQDDFSVASVLKGMGKFVFHEILMNGKLLSSIIIITVFAMILETMQNAFERNAVSTVAYSIAYLVLMVLAINSFHVAITYAKDAIADMSDFMLAMIPLVIALLASMGNLATATMFHPLIIFMINISGMMISYVVFPLLFLSAMLSIVSLFSERYKVTQLATLLRNIAMGVLGSFLTIFLAVISIQGATSAVTDGVTLRTAKYITGNFIPIVGRVFSDAADTVLNASLLVKNAVGLAGVLILIILCAFPALKILVLALIYNLSSAVLQPLGNSPIISALGTIGKSLLFVFAALATVGLMFFLAITIIIAAGNISMMVR